In Hemitrygon akajei chromosome 9, sHemAka1.3, whole genome shotgun sequence, the following are encoded in one genomic region:
- the dnajc5ga gene encoding dnaJ (Hsp40) homolog, subfamily C, member 5 gamma a produces the protein MSAPRLQRSMSRTGESLYKALGLEKGATPEEIKKAYRKLALKYHPDKNPDNPDASEKFKEINNANAILNDENKKRIYDEYGSMGLYVAEQFGEESVKYYFLMNKCWFKALVVFCGVITGCCCCCCCCFCCGKCKPSGEMEDYDIINPDDLEAQIKAEHTSEDGEKIIIAQPTSNSASVKADEQHEASAN, from the exons ATGTCTGCACCACGACTTCAGCGGTCGATGTCTCGAACAGGTGAAagtttgtataaggcattgggaTTAGAGAAAGGAGCTACACCAGAGGAGATCAAAAAGGCATATAG GAAGCTTGCACTCAAGTATCATCCAGACAAAAATCCTGACAACCCTGATGCATCAGAAAAGTTTAAAGAAATAAACAATGCAAATGCGATTCTGAATGATGAAAATAAGAAACGCATCTATGATGAGTATGGCTCGATGGGATTATATGTGGCTGAACAGTTTGGAGAAGAGAGTGTCAAATACTACTTTCTGATGAATAAGTGTTGGTTTAAG GCTCTAGTTGTATTCTGTGGAGTCATCACTGGGTGCTGCTGTTGCTGTTGTTGCTGCTTTTGTTGTGGAAAATGCAAACCATCGGGAGAAATGGAAGATTATGATATTATAAATCCTGATGACTTGGAGGCACAGATTAAAGCAGAACACACTAGTGAAGATG GGGAAAAGATCATTATCGCTCAACCAACAAGTAATTCGGCCTCTGTAAAGGCAGATGAACAACATGAGGCATCAGCGAATTAA